GAACCTTGAGCTGTTGAAAGAACATTCCTTGCAAAAGAAATCCCCCGATCGTTGCAAAGGTGAAAAGCCACTTTAAAAATGCCACACTGATAAACACCCAATTGATAGACCAAGAGGCCAACATCCTTGGAGGAAACACAAAACTTGTAAATCCAATCCTCCAGCTCAGAAACTTCAAAGAGAGAAGAAGAACCACCCAGGACCGATTGCAAAAGGAAGCTAACATTCTCCTCGGTCAACTTAATCTTTGATCTTGTGAAGGTTGCCAAAAGCCAAAAGAAAGAACCTGAAGAGGAGGTGACCGACACTTGTGATCCAAGGAGTGATCGTACCTTTGATGAAAATTGTAGGCCAGGACGCAAGTCCACTGACGAAAAATCCATGGAGAAGGTCACCCAGAGAGTGGCCACAAAGGCAGAGGAGGCAGAAGAACACCAGAGAGCAGGAGAGAATCAGCAGAGGTGAAGGAGAGCACCAGTGATCAGAAGATCACCGGCGAGGACGCTCCGCCGCCCGGCCATCGCCCTTCCATAGCGAGGCTCTCTCGCCGCTCAGTTCCACCCTTGCCAGGCCACTGGTTCATTGAAGGCAAGTTTGGATGCAACAGTGTCGTCGTTGGAGCTCGAATTTCTTCTTTGTCGACGGCTTCTTGTTccgcgcccccttttatcccggtttaaagttggcccgggacaaaaggttcaccaaccgggactaaaactcggtcactggtgggggactcaccaaccgggaccttttatcccggttgcaaaggctagtggggaaaaagactctgagaggctttttatcccggtttgaaagaccaaccgggataaaagacccccccttttatcccggttggtaacaccaaccgggataaaagggtcaagagccttttatcccggtttgtaataccaaccgggataaaagggggtcatttatcccggttggtctttcaaaccgggataaaagggtccccaacgaggtgactgggaggtgactgggaggtgactagaaggggattaaatcctcgaacccttttatcccggttggaaacaccaaccgggataaaagggggtcttttatcccggttatcccggttggtgtttccaaccgggataaaagggtcccccacgagttaatacaaaaggatagcatcccctacatagtcagatgtggtgtgtaggtgggttggcaaggaagctacgcgcgaggctggaggttgtgggttcgaatcccacgaaccgcgcacgcgcatatctCGCGTGATAaaagggggccttttgtcccggttgagtgacccgggataaaagaccccctttttgtcccggttggtttatcccggatggatttttgggatctttgcaccctaccaaccgggactaaagcccaaatCTCTACTAGTGATAGGAATACTCAAGGAACACATAGGCAAGTCAGTGTTGTTCTGGTTGTGCTCCTATGTCAACCTATTCTCTCATGAACATACTGCCTTCCACCTCTCCAGCCAGCTCCAGTTGCCATTGCATTTCTGGAAATTCTAATGCTTGAGTGAAGAACCATGGCGGCGACTACTGGACAGAGAGACAACCAATTGTTCAAGTCATTGATTCAAGTCCAATGCCTACTCCATGGGCACCATATTGAGGTACCTCACCCTTTTCTTCCGATAGACTTGTTCACTGTTAGATGTGATCAGGTTCAGCAAAGGGGCCGAGCTGTGCGGACGCCCTGGGCCTCCAAAACAAAGGGGCCCATCCCAATAAGTAGTATACTCCAGTAGGCAGGGGACTGTATGTAGATTGTATTTGGGCAAGGCCTAAAGAACGAGCGCCGCAGAGCAAGCCACAAGCCACGTAACGCAAGTCCCCCTGCTGAACCAGCAAAGCGAATCGCCAATTCGCTTGCCCTCTCTGCCCGAGCTGCGCGCGTGCGACTTGTCGAGTCGGACTCCTCTTCTCCTCGCGGCGTGATGCCCTGATCCGATCGCACGAGCGACGCGCCGAAACGGTGGAAAACTTCGTTTTCCCGATGCTGACGAACTTGCTGAGTTTATGATGTTAGTTTTGGATCCACTTTAAGTGTTTATAATTTTTAGATTATAAGTgcatttcatgtgtatattgtTGCTGATAACCATTATTTGTATATTCATATTAAGGGCCTCGTTTTTTAATCTCGATCAGGGCCACGAAAACCTCAGGACCGGGCCTGCTTGGCTCTTACCATCTATCTGCAGACTGCAGCTGCCATAATCGAGAGTTCGAAGCCACGTGTTTGTCACTACCTAACCTACCTCGTTTAAACCCGCCTTATTTTTAGACCCTTCAATAACTTTGGCGAAAACAATGGCCATCAATCGCGTCACCACTGATACCATTCATCGCACATCGCTAGAGTAGTAGCTTGCAGCTCATGGGACTGAGGTTGCAGTCAAAGTTGGCAACTCGATCTGATGCATCACCAGATCGATGTGTGTCTGCATCACTGCATGCCCAGAGCATGTGCGATCAAAAGTTGGACTCCGAGGAGTAACCAGGTTCGCGTGTTATTGTTTTATTAGTTGCTGCAGACGTCACTGGCACGGAGACAATCCAAAGCGTTGGGACGATTCTGTATGATCAATTGTACAACGACACTCTAGATCCACTCGCTCGTTTACACTGCTCCAAAATATAAGGCTATCTTAGTTTTATTTGAAGTTAATAACTTCTATAACCTCGACTAAATTTATAGAGAATACTAAATAAATAAACTACTGAAAACATATTCTACAATGGATTTGACCGCATATATGCATGTTGGTGCCTTTTTGGGTAAATTTGATTAAAGAGCTAAGAAAAATTAACTTATTGCGAAATTAAAATGGCCTATATTTTAAGCGGAAGGCGTGTGTAGATTAATCAAGGTTTTAATCCCAAtcgtgacaaaaaaaaaatacaagccACGTACATCACCAGGTAAAACAAATTTATAAAGAAGACTGGTCCTTTTGCAAGTAGAACATCCGACAAGAAGACCGGTCCTTTTGCAAGTAGAGCATCCGACAACTAAATGTCGTGATCCATGAAAAAAAGTTTGGACACATATATATTTCCGTATTACTATGTAGAATAGCATTCCTTTATACAAGTTCGGGTCTATTTGGATCCCATAGCTAATGGAtgaaagtgctaaagtttagcacctttatgtaatggagggctaaactttagcccacccTTAAAAAGGTGCAAAAGCATTAGCTGGTGGGAAGAagctaatgggtgctaatgcttgtgaaaagataaaaggagagagagaaaaaagggaGGAGACGAGGAGATAAAGGGCAAAAATTATATTTCATAAATTTTAGCTCTATCCATTAGCTAGAGTGTGTTTGGTTACATGGTTTAGATCTAGCCTGGTTAAGATCTAGCCTGGCTCAGCTAGTACGCCTGATTCGGGCGTACTAGTGTAGCCTGGCTTAGGTGCTTTTTTGCATTGCGCTGGCCTGGCTATGTACTCTAGACAGGCAACCAAACAATCACAAGCTGCATTAGACTAGCCTGGTCAGGGACTTAGCCAGGCAACCTATatctccaaacaaaagtgctacTTTAAataggctaaattttagcacttgctaaactttagtaatagcacatccaaacatgccctacaTTTGATAATTAAAGATCCAATAATCTCAAAGGTGGATCCCAGTGCATTGGAAGAGTACTTTGGCCACCTATTTACGAGTGCTGGTGCCCCGTACATTTCGTCGGAGTAAGAACTTTTATAGCCATTGGAAATGTATAAAGAGTTATGTGTTTATTGGCATTTTGTGGATGGGAACCAATATGGtttatactccatctgtccttttgacttttctagatacataattgtTGCTacgcacttagatatatatatatattatgtctaggtacatagaaaaattaaaacgaataTGGGATGGAAGGATCGGAATACGTCATAAAAAATATTGAGTTGTGGAAATACAACTTTTCTTGTGGAAACCAACAAAGTTGTGCCAACATCGTTCTATTTTAAACCATATTATTACAGTGAGTCGCAGCgattcattttaatttttaaagATGAATCCAAGAGAAATTAAAGTTTGAGTCAAAAGTAactttttttcaagaaaaactGTTTGGCTTTTATAAATTAAACAAAGTGATATTTACAGAAGACTTGCAATAATTACACGGAGGTAGAGGTAGACGAAAGAATAAAACTATCGACTCTAGCCACTGAGAAACAACCGGTCGAAAGTTATCTCTAACTCTATGTAGCTGGAGGATAACTTGAACCTCGCAATCCAAAGCCTGGTTGTGACACCTTTAAAAATCTTGTTATTCGTGGTATTCCAAATTTTCCTTGCTGCAATGATGAAAATCTCCATAAAGAATGGTCAGGAAGCCGCTTGCCTTTGCTAACACAATTTGCTCATGCCCATTGGCCCAGTAGATCCAAAGCTTTTGCCAGCAAGCTACGGCCAAACAAAGAACAAGTGGCTAATGTCTTCCTCAACTGCCGCTCTTCCACTGCACAGGACGCAAATTGTTACCAGGTTGGATGTTTAAACGATCCACCGAGAGAACTCAGGACATGTACTTCCTCTGTCCCAAAATACCAATAGTAAttggagatggagggagtatatgctaAGGGTATATATGCATTTGGTTACATTTCTCTTTCCACCTTTGAATAATTGAATTCACTACCTCGTACCATGAACTGCAAAAAGGTGCCACATGCAGTTTCGTCGTCAAGCCAGTTGCAAAAATATAGTACTAACCAATGAATGCTAAAAAAATCAGTATGAATGATTCCAAATACGATGCAACAAACATTCTTTAAATATACAAGAAACTCGAACCcaaatatacatatatgtatctCCTTTTTTAATCTGTCTTAGACCCTTTAATTACTTTGGCAAATTAAAAACAAATAGCAGTCGATCGCGTGTCACCGATAGCTTATTAGCTCACCCATCGCTACCGAGAGTTGCTGTTGGGCTGATGAGGTTGCAGTCAAAGTTGGCATCTCTGCTGCGTCACCAGATATGTCTGCATGCCGAGAGCGTGAGCACCCAAAAGTCTTGGACTCCGAGGCGTAAGGTTCATGAGTCATCATATGGCACAAGAAGACCTCGAATTGTGCGGATTTGTTTTAGTTGCCGCACATGTCACGGCCACGGAATCAGTCAAAAGCATTTGGACTTTGGACGATTCTTTGACCAATTGTACAAAGACACGCTAGATCCTCTAGTTCGTTTTCATATACTACCTAGTACTTGCACTCTTTTAAAAAATAGGTGGTTCTAATTTCATTCTAAATCAAATTTATTAAATTTTGGCTGAGTTTAGAGAAGATATATTAATATCTACAATACTAAATAAATACAAAGTGATGCACTCCTTTAAATATTTGGTTAAAACTAGAGAAACTTAACTTGagaaggattgtgtatatatcaATTAACACAAGGTTTTGATCCCAACTACGATAAAATGCAAGCCATGTATATCACCAGGAAAAACACATGTATCCAGAAGACCGGCGCTTTCGTAAGAAGAGCATCCGACACCTAAATGTCCTGATCATGGGAAAACTTTGGTATTTACAAGTGTTGACGTAAAATTAGAACTTCAgacttctgcgttgaacaacacggaggatatgtgagatctgcttaactccaccacaggctccaaatcggctcgcgagtggtgcaaggcatGCCAGTCAATTTAACTTGAAAATTGATAGGGTTAACATTAAATTCTTGAGCCGATCGGCggcgaagcctttcgaactcatgcGTAtgcgttcttggaataaacaccacagCAGATAGGTTCTCAATATAATCATGTGGTGTAAATAAATGAAAgtgtcagatttagtgaccggcagtccaccaggaggttacccaagtggtagatttgtaggcggcaAAGATcgtaagatcaagaactcgaatgatAACACAGggacgcaaggtttagataggttcgggccttcggagagtaataccctatgtcctgtattttggtggattgtattgctgatcgcaaGTGCAAAGAGTTAACGTGCCCTCGGGGGATGCccctggccaccttatatagactgacgacctagggttacaaacAGATAGGacctaatcctagtcggttgttacaaggAAATCAATCTAAGTCGGTTTACAAtatgtatcccgcaatatccgagtGGAATCTGTTTTGCTCGGCTCCAAGCTTGTGTTCTACACGTCTTTATACCTTGCCCGCCCGCCATGGTCGGGCAGGACCCAGTTGTCAGGCCGGCCATTATCCTGtagggacccgtgggtacccttatctctcaagcccccgagtaatgtggagtcgaacaggaTCCTGACAGATGCAcaacgaagcttgtaatgtactcggCTAAAGTTGTGGTTTCATCATAGGGATGGAGAGGctacgcagtgctcaaaaaataAAGAGATATTGAAGCGTCCACTAGCGTATGATCAAATACGCGTGGCTATGCAACTACCGAGCTTTGGGATGTCTGGCATCCTGTAGATCAAAGGGAAGCACGTGGAGGGTGTCGTAAGAtgcacttcatatggagtagcccccaagaaTTTAAGCGATTCAAGTAATCAGTTCAATGATCGAAAATTTATGCAGTAGTTGTATtgtaatatttcaaaatatggTTCCCAGTGCCCGAGCGCAAGGACTGGCAGGGtcaaggaggcacgccgacctgaaataagCGCCCAGCCTCTAAGCGCGAGGACTGATAGAGCCAACGAGGCACAACGACCtcaaataggcacccagcccccaagcactAGGACTAGCAAAGCCAAGGAGtcatgccgacctgaaataggtgcatAACCCCCGAGcacaaggactggcagagccaaggaggcacgccgTGAGACTTAATGGAAAACTCGTAGATTTCGTCCACTGCGTGTGCCGTAACATGAGGCCCATGGATTCCATGGCTAGGTTTACGCTGTCAACACCTTCAAAAGCCGAAGGGGCGTggtttccttttcatttccatTCCTCTCACCCTGAAACGCCGCGGCCGCCAACGCTATTGCCACCGCGCCTGAGAACCCTAGGTTGCGCCGTCGTGCCCTCGAGCTGCATCCATCACCTCTCGCCCGGTGGCAGtagccaccgccaccacgctGCCATTTCCCGCTTTTTGCGAACCAAGATGCCCGCCTACATCCGATCTGCGTCTCAGGGAATGCAGGCACCAGACGTGTCCACCTACTGGGTGAAGTCTGTGATGACTGAGGAGTGGATCCAAGCTCTGGTCAACCGCGGCCTGCTTGGACCCAAGGCCCTCCTGGACTGGAAGGCGACCGCGGGCCAGGAATTCCCCAGCGAGGGTAAGACCGAGGCTATCATCTTCAAAGCGTTCTTCAAGCGGGGATTTAGGATCCCAGCTGGAGATTTCTTCCGTGGGTTGCTTAACTACTACAAGATCGAGTTAGTGCATCTCAACCCTAACTCCATCTTGGACATTGTCATTTTTGTCCATTTCTGCGAAGCATTTCTCagaacccccccccccaatctCTAGCTCTACTTGTATCAATTGAAAGTGGTGACAATGAAGGGGAAAACAAGAGTAATTAGCGGCTGTGGATTTTCGCTGCAACCAAAAAGCGTCACCGAATATTTTGATATGCAACAGAAGGATACGAACAAGGGGTGGTACAAGGAGTGGTCCATCCTCACCAACCAGAAACATGTGCTGCCACCCCTCCTCGAATTCACACTCGTGACAAGGCTGGAGGGGTTGAACCAGCCGACCTCCAAGGAGATGGTCCAGGTGAAACAGCTGCTgaaggagatcgccgacctgAAGGCATGTGGGCTATGAGCATCTATTTTTACCGAAGGTTAACGCAACCTATCAAGGATAGGGTCCACTCGGCGTACGAGTACTCGGGTCCATTGGATCGAAGCTGGTAGGTACAACGGAAGGTTACCCAGGGGGAGGTCGCCAGTCGGGTGTCCGAATTCTTTTACGGCGTCATCAAGAACAAACGCTACCCCAAAGCCTATTTCCTCAAGAGGCCGGCCGACCAGGTAAGATCTTGACTCCATCATTTAATTGTCCTGTTTTGGATCATCAATTTAGGATTCCTTGTAAACTTGCTCTTTAACCTTAATCCTATTCTTTTCACATATGAAGTTGCTCATTTATATCTTGTTTCAGTTCAGTTGTAGATTGTTATTGTTCTGTTTCATGAATGGATCTGGTTGTATATTTTCGTATTGACCGTCTTTGATAGGTTTAAAATAGCAACAGTAGCAAGTTGAATTGTCTTTTTCTACTGATTCCTGTTAAAATTGTCTCTGTTTTGTTTGCTCTATACCTACCCTATTTTCTTCTTTGTTAGTAGCTTCAACAATCATTATTCTTCAGATATTTAGCAACTGGATTTCATTCTGTTATTAGAAAATGACTTCAATATAGTTTATTATCTATATGATATATGTTTGTACTATGTTTTGTCTTACTCTTTGATTTAATATAGGGCATTGATCATGCTTTGTGTTTTATTCAATTTTTCATTGTGTCTGACCATCACTATCTAGCCTACAAAGTTTCATTGATGATCTTGCACATATGAAGTTGCTCATTTATATTTTACATTACTAAGAATATTTTACATTACTTTCTTAGTATTCTTACTTTAAACAGTGGGATGTAACTCCTTCGAACTGCATATGTAATTTTTTCATAATGCATATGTAATTTTTATGGGTTCCGAATATGGTATTTTTCTGCTAGATCTGATGTGTCTTGTTTGATTTGTTTTTATATGTCAATACTTTTTTGTATTTAATTCTTTATGTATTAAATCTTGTTGCTGTTTATATTAAATTTGGGTGAGCAATCCTTGTTTCACTCAAATTTTAGTACCCAGATTTTGTGGGTGATTTGGCTGCCGAAATCACCGGTGTGAAGGCAGCCAACAAATCACCTAGATTTTTTATTCTACATAGATTTGGGTGATTTGTCTACCCAAATCACTCAGGCGATGAGAGCCCTCAAATTACTCGAGTGATGGATAGACAGACCCAAAATCATCAGTACGAATGAATCCAATATATGATGCAAAACACTTTCTTTTTATTATACAATTATTATACAATAAACTAGAGATATTTGCATTAACAGCACAAGCACATTAACTCGGTAACTTTGAGCCCAAAAGAACCCAAACTTAACTGAAGTGCTTTTACATCATCACTCGAACTGCATCCAAGGGATGTATACACCACAAATCTCGTCTTCAGTACATATTGTAATGATCAAAAGCGCTATATATCCAATTCAAATCACAAAGATTTGATATCTTGCCAGCGCCAGCCGCCAAGCAACAAGAGGCCATCAAGACAGGGCGACGTTTAGCTAGTGTTGGGTGTTCAAGCCAGGAGCGAGCACCTCGTCGATGAGCCTGTCCAGGTTGCGGATGGACCTTCCGCCCGGCctcgccgcggccacggcgcTCTCCCTGAGCTCCGTCACGCGGCGGTGcatctccttccccttctccccCTCCATGGCCTCCCGTATgagcgcctccacctcgccgcgccTGACGTCGTCGCCGATCTCCATCCCGATGCCCCACTCGGTGCGCTTGAACCGGCAGTTGGTCTGCTGCTCCGCGAAGAATGGCCAGCACACCATGGGCACGCCGCCGCAGATGCTCTCCAGCGTGGAGTTCCACCCCGAGTGCGTCAGGAACACCCCCACCGCCTCGTGCTCCAGCACCGCCGCCTGCGGGCACCACGTCGACAGCATGCTCCGgccctccgtcgccgccgcgaaccccgccggcagcccggcgccgccggagtcgccgccgcccttgacGAGGTCCGGGCGCACGTTCCAGAGGAAGGCATAGCCGGTGTTGGCGAGGCCCCACGCGAACTCCGCCAGCTGCTCGGCGGACATCACCGTGATGCTCCCGAAGTTGACGTACACGACGgagcgcggcgggcggccgtCGAGCCACCGGAGCGGCGCGTCCTGCTCCTTCCACAGGTTGGAGCccatggcggcgacggggcTGTCCCGTGGCACGGTGTTCCGCGCTGCAAGCGGGAGCGGGCCCACGGTGTAGACGGGCGGGAGGAGTTTTGACATGGCGTCAAGCAGCGGCGCGTCGAGCTCGTCGAAGGTGTTGATGACCACCGCCGACGCCTGCGACATGCCGGCGGTCTCGTGGATGAAGAAGTTGAGCATGACGTCGTCCGGGTCGGTGGTGCGGACGAAGCTTGGGAAGTCGCGGAGGCGCAggtcggccggcgcggcggggacCCAGTCGATGACGGTGTCGAGGTAGCCGTCGGTTAGCTGGGCCTCGTCCCGGAGCGGGACGAGGCCGCGGTCGACGAGATGGCGGTAGTGGTAGTAGGTGATGAAGCCGCAGGCGCTGGCGGTCCAGAGCGTGGCGCAGCGGAGCCCCAGCTCCCGCGCGGCGCGGAGCGCGAACGTCATGGTGCTGTCGGCGACGACGCAGGTGACGGCGGGGCGGCCGTCGCGCTCGGCCTCGTCGTTGAGCCTGGCGACGAGGTCCTTGAACCGCGGGAAGCAGGTGGTCATGGTGGAGTGGCAGAGCGCCGGGACGTCctgggtggcgtcggcgtcgcAGGGCGGGAGGCCGTCGTCGATGGCGGCGAAGCGGAACCCCGGCGCGCCGTCGAGCGCGGCCGGACCCCGCGCgcgcaggtggcggcggtggttgaACTCGTTGTTGACGAAGGTGACGTGGAAGCCCCGCGCGTGGAGGAGCTTGGCCAGCTGCAGCATCGGCGTCACGTGGCCCTGCGCCGGGTACGGGATCATCACCGCGTGTGGCGGCTGGAgctggcgcccctccccctccgccggcggcaACGACCCCATGGCTTGCTCGGACCGGTACGGTGGCGCGCGCGGAAGCTGTTGCTGGAACTGGTGGAGTGGCTACGTTGGTCGTGTTCCACTTGCACTTGAGCTCCTGCCGCCGTTTGCTATACACGGagtatgtatatatatcttGTGTTGGCGAGAGAGGTGTTGGTGGGCGTGGTGGATCGCCGGGGATCGGGTGGCGCCGATGCGGTCTGCGCGGCGAGATCGATGGTGATCCGTGCATTACTGTACGAACCATATCTCATCAATCAGTGAGCAGAGCACGCGGCGCGCGAGAGATTCGTGGCCGTGCGGTGGTGCACGCACGCCGCGCAGCTGCGACGATTTTTTTATTGTTGGCGTACGGCGTGTGATTTGTTGGGATCGCGATCGATTCGTACATCTGGGATCTTCAATCAAAGGTTGGGCAGGGCATGGTGTGGTCCATGCTTGTTGctcttcctttttctatttGCACGTAAAACAAAAACCAGGGTGCGTTGGGATTCTTCGCTTTAATTTGATCCCATATCATGGCCGGCCAAGTACACTTCATGGTACAGGTTATTAGTGGTAATCTCGCAAGTTGGTAGTGTTGAGAGACAAGCGAGAGGGACAAGCGAGAGGGAAAGATCTGTATTTATTCAACTGGAGAGACAAGCGAGAGGGACAAGCGAGAGGGAAAGATCTGTATTTATTCAACTGGAGTTTGTACAATATATACATAGAGAGGGAGCGTCAAGAACGGACATGTGCGTCAATTCCCGAGCGCCGGTGATGTCGGTTCGTGGGAACCGCTTGATGGATGAGATCACCATTGATCTCAATGTTTTTGTAACACTCCTCCTTAATCGAATCCAGCTTTGATCACCCTCCAATTGAATTATTATTCCTTCAAGATATATGTTAAGAAATCTTAGAAATATATATGTAGATAGATATATCAAGTAAAACTCCTCAAAACCCGATGGAAAAATAAGGAGAATAATCATGATATATAAATGTTCCTTTGGATCCTTGTCCGTGAAGCTCATAGTGTAGTCCAAAGAATTATATGCTTATAATCACCATTGTTAAAAACCTTCGTGGGGAAAAATAAATGATGAAGCATATAGCTTATGTTGATATTACCTCATTAAAAACTTTGGATGAGAAATCTGAAGGGGAAAACTCATACAAAGAAAAGAGTGTAATATGATGGCATAACAAGTTATTTTATCAGAGAGAGATACTCCCCCTGATTCTTgcaagtcttttttttttgaaagcgaTTCTTGcaagtctttgagttgtctcATACCAATCCCCTCAACACATTTTTAGAATGAAGAGTATGGTAAAGACTTTGTGAATAAATCAGCAAGATTGTCACAAGACTTTGTCTGCAAGATGTTTATGTCCAAATTTTGCTGAAGCTCATGAGGATAAAACAATTTAGGAGCAATATGTTTGGTAATATTGCTCTTAATATAACCTGTTTCCATCTGAACAACACAAGCAGCATTATCTTCGTAGATAATGGTTGGTGATTCGAGGGAACcagctgtaacaactctacctaaattaagtgcttttaaatataaaccagtggttaatcaCTAAGTAAAAGAAGTGAAATGGccattttaaccctaagaagctctttttggagtttaaaataaaacttgagattttatatacaaacttaaaattcttcccaaataagagttgtaaaacatTTAATTttaaacaacttttgttaaaggaacTTTAACTAATTCGGAGTGAGacgaagtcaaaaacagcaatcaaaatcagagtactaaagaaccctataaacctccaaagtcctggaattcaaatTTTCATCCAACTTTGCAAGCTGTTATCTCACGATTACATATCTAAACCCAAGTCAGgctcttaataaaagttgtagtctctcgagtgtgttccaaatttgttacactgacccaggtccaaatcgaactagaacctgttcaaaatcttggtcaaagttgggtaaaacagtcaactcagcccctgagccccacaacgctaagtctgaaaaactgctcagagtgcacctcttggcgagggcgttcctccaaatttctgaactaaactcaagaaataccctaaatagaagttgaagtcctcagtttgtagagcaactccttcaataacactgtggtctaattcaacttggaAGCTGCCCTAAAATTGACTCAAACATGGCTAAGTTTCTGAAATCCCACCTCTCCGGCCAATTTGACTAAGTCTggatttccagatttttggccAACTTTAGCACgagatatctccaaatcctttcacaatctaaaccagcaccttaaaccaagtttgaactacgtccagagttgaacaagtttgcttaaaagAGTTTTGAAAGTTG
This portion of the Setaria viridis chromosome 7, Setaria_viridis_v4.0, whole genome shotgun sequence genome encodes:
- the LOC117862572 gene encoding 7-deoxyloganetin glucosyltransferase translates to MGSLPPAEGEGRQLQPPHAVMIPYPAQGHVTPMLQLAKLLHARGFHVTFVNNEFNHRRHLRARGPAALDGAPGFRFAAIDDGLPPCDADATQDVPALCHSTMTTCFPRFKDLVARLNDEAERDGRPAVTCVVADSTMTFALRAARELGLRCATLWTASACGFITYYHYRHLVDRGLVPLRDEAQLTDGYLDTVIDWVPAAPADLRLRDFPSFVRTTDPDDVMLNFFIHETAGMSQASAVVINTFDELDAPLLDAMSKLLPPVYTVGPLPLAARNTVPRDSPVAAMGSNLWKEQDAPLRWLDGRPPRSVVYVNFGSITVMSAEQLAEFAWGLANTGYAFLWNVRPDLVKGGGDSGGAGLPAGFAAATEGRSMLSTWCPQAAVLEHEAVGVFLTHSGWNSTLESICGGVPMVCWPFFAEQQTNCRFKRTEWGIGMEIGDDVRRGEVEALIREAMEGEKGKEMHRRVTELRESAVAAARPGGRSIRNLDRLIDEVLAPGLNTQH